The Polyangium aurulentum genomic interval GTTGCCCGGGTTGATGCTCGCGTCGGTCTGGATGAAATCGTCGTAGGGGCCGGCGCCGATGGCGCGCGCCTTGGCGCTCACGATGCCGAGCGTCACCGTGTGGCCGAGCCCGAACGGGTTGCCCACCGCGAGCACGTGCTCGCCGACGCGGAGCTGCTCGCTCGTCCCGAGGGCCGCGACGGGCAGGTCTTTCGCGCCGCGCAGCTTGATCAGGGCGAGGTCGAGCTTCGGGTCGCGGCCGACCACGTCGGCCTCGAATTCGCGCTCGTCCGCCAGGCGCACCTTCACCTGATCGGCGCCTTCGACCACGTGCGCGTTGGTCACCACGTAGCCGTCCGGCGCGATGATGAATCCGGTGCCGAGGGCGGAGCGCGACTGCTGCCGCTCGGGGCCGCGCTGGCCGCCGCGCGGGCCGAGGAAGAAGTCGAACGGGTCGACGGCCGCGTTCGATTCGGCGTTCATCTTCTGCGTCGTCGTGATGTTGACGACCAGGGGCGTCACCCGCTCGGCGAGCGCCGCGACGTCGAACGTGGCCGGCACGGGGCCGGCGGGCGGGGGAGCGTTCACCGTCCCGAGGGGCGCGGCGGCGGCCGCCTCCTGTTGCGTTGTCGTCTGCACGGGCGGCGTTGCGTGCGCCTCGTGACCGCAGCCGGACAGCGCGAGCGCGCCTCCGAACAGCAATGCGCCGAGCACACTCCGGGAAGAGAGTCGATGCGCGCGGCTGGACGTACGGACGGAATTCATGGATTCTCCCTCGAGCTACGGTTCCTCTGCCGAACGAACCCGGCGAGGTGCGGTCTCATTCCGAGGGCTAACGCATAACCTCTCCTACAGGACGCGCAAGGCGTCGGCGGAGAGCCTGGCGGGGTGGAGGCCGCCGTCGCCGGTCTG includes:
- a CDS encoding Do family serine endopeptidase, whose product is MNSVRTSSRAHRLSSRSVLGALLFGGALALSGCGHEAHATPPVQTTTQQEAAAAAPLGTVNAPPPAGPVPATFDVAALAERVTPLVVNITTTQKMNAESNAAVDPFDFFLGPRGGQRGPERQQSRSALGTGFIIAPDGYVVTNAHVVEGADQVKVRLADEREFEADVVGRDPKLDLALIKLRGAKDLPVAALGTSEQLRVGEHVLAVGNPFGLGHTVTLGIVSAKARAIGAGPYDDFIQTDASINPGNSGGPLFNWRGDVIGINTAIRAGANGIGFAIPVDALKDILPQLREKGHVERGKLGLLFQPITNDLARALGLPSSKGALVAELEPGGAAERAGIKAGDVIVGVNGTNINHAEDLPRNVARNAPGSQIKVTVMRSGKPFEVTAKLDALKDDDDPAPVRPTQGPGGAKKNADKLGAQVSSAQGGGVRVERVTDPNSELQPGDVIVELNGAKVNDTQSLEQGMAQLKPGSTALFKVKRGRVTRFAAVTVGAER